From Thunnus albacares chromosome 22, fThuAlb1.1, whole genome shotgun sequence, the proteins below share one genomic window:
- the LOC122973672 gene encoding insulin receptor substrate 2-B: MANFTNYQEGKAAMLMLETQQRDVGTKSAAATANGDGSVGEPPSPLINIGGGGGGGGGSRFHQHLPPSNHLHHHHHLLSHHHPPKDQQQHHHYQLAPQQQHLSGENIAESPGRKASSSSSSSSLSQVHTAEDPAASSAASGSGGGGGGGHVYASVSVANTSDVVDDIRKCGYLRKQKHGHKRFFVLRAASHLGPSRLEYYDSEKKFRNSLRSAAAAAASGGAVAPSPPKRVIYLYQCFTVNKRADSKNKHLIALYTKDEYFAIVAENEQEQEDWYVAVSELMSEGKKGHLDSDDLDDGYGTVTPGTVFKEVWQVNVKPKGLGQTKNLTGVYRLCLSTKTIHLVKLNSETPCVNLQLMNIRRCGHSESFFFIEVGRSSSIGPGEIWMQVDDSVVAQNMHETILETMKALKAFAEFRPRSKSQSSGSNPMPFITTRRHLGNLPPSQTGLQRRSRTESVVGTPPSSKSSGASGYRFRTSSEGEGTMNRPFRSATGSLVHLNSARAHHGRQEGGGGSSGSGVATGNAGTSTGGGRYVRAIPGSSSTYHARSASLPVSHFPSTTSPVSVSSSSGHGSVSDTLTRPSSASICGSPSDGGFNSSDEYGSSPGDFRYFRVRSNTPDSLGNTPPIREENCLNDYMAMGWNREVFGTSGGSGNNSGGDTPRDESTSTTEDDRFSSSSLRRRTHSFSRPAGGATGGSGVAVYQKMTQTNFSLEEGSDVVLPFGSGLLRGGPSSSSSSLRSDYSSCSEHSQQSRPSTLSRTEASGERPPLSSSSSSAKEDSGYMPMMCGVAASPRDTPPDYMPMQPSSYSHHISHSPQFHSPALGPRSAHHHPQLQSQSSTDSHGYMMMLPGGSGSSPSPVQASPSPHSSSSMVGASGSDSIAERPENGEYMDMSYSNSGGRKLSNEGSSGYYTPGTPEGTSKSYSPYFSLPRSYKAPTRERDEKEYGEYVPMSSPAKPVYSSVATASMSTPEKRGGGGSSTSTPSHPPPPYGAHHTTAAMADRRVVRPNRLPLGRRSFHGPLRVSEPSTASAGTSTSVPATGSSSEGPSSPGEYINIEFGDHYPHQQQPPAYPLSAQDEAPSLGSSDSRRSPPQPQTHQDYMSVEVGVDQQDSAGCLGKNQSPRPSLVAPWNPPSYIRPLASNPGTLASPGVPAGGHWRSMGDDYTDMTFNLSRGERTQTSPTAMLQHLCVIEGRYGHAPSASSSSISPTLPPLSPSRAPTHQLEPKVVRADPQGRRRHSSETFSSTSSSNSTPSGGGLGPSSSATHPTLANPAAPNGSYLTEGQASRWASSASFDSVWMSVEGLGDSPAHQAQTRASEAGTTSGTSAASSSSGTGAGRMCRNMSVGYQNGLNYIALELREDGSNAGATTSGGGSSNGSSVAAAAAAAAALAAGTVPLPENGAYASIDFTKSDGVTTTTKD, translated from the coding sequence ATGGCAAATTTCACGAATTACCAGGAAGGCAAGGCAGCGATGTTGATGCTGGAGACGCAGCAGAGGGACGTGGGGACGAAATCTGCGGCCGCCACCGCAAACGGAGACGGCTCGGTCGGGGAACCCCCTTCCCCGTTAATTAATATCGgcggaggcggaggaggaggaggcggctCTCGCTTCCATCAACATTTACCGCCCTCCAACCacctccatcatcatcaccacctcCTCAGCCACCATCACCCGCCAAAGGATCAACAGCAGCACCATCACTACCAGCTGGCtccgcagcagcagcatctttcCGGGGAAAACATCGCCGAGTCCCCGGGCAGGaaagcctcctcctcctcctcctcctcgtctctcAGCCAGGTACACACCGCCGAGGACCCCGCCGCTTCTTCCGCCGCTagcggcagcggcggcggcggcggcggcggccaTGTATACGCGTCTGTGAGCGTCGCAAATACCTCGGATGTTGTGGATGATATTCGCAAATGTGGCTATTTAAGAAAGCAAAAACATGGACATAAAAGGTTTTTCGTGCTGCGGGCTGCCAGCCACCTCGGGCCGAGCCGCCTGGAGTACTACGACAGCGAGAAGAAATTCAGGAACAGCCTGCGCTCTGCTGCCGCGGCCGCCGCCAGCGGTGGAGCGGTCGCCCCTTCTCCCCCGAAAAGGGTTATTTACCTCTACCAGTGCTTTACGGTAAACAAAAGGGCGGAttccaaaaacaaacacctcATTGCCCTTTATACTAAGGACGAGTACTTTGCTATTGTGGCTGAAAACGAGCAGGAGCAAGAGGACTGGTACGTAGCTGTCAGTGAGCTGATGAGCGAAGGCAAAAAAGGGCACTTGGATTCTGATGATTTAGATGATGGATATGGTACAGTCACCCCTGGTACTGTGTTTAAGGAGGTGTGGCAGGTGAATGTCAAACCTAAAGGACTGGGTCAAACTAAAAACCTCACAGGTGTGTACCGGCTATGCCTCTCAACTAAAACCATTCACCTCGTTAAGTTGAACTCTGAAACCCCCTGTGTTAACCTACAGCTGATGAATATCAGGCGTTGCGGACACTCTGAAAGCTTCTTTTTCATCGAGGTGGGTCGCTCCTCCTCTATCGGGCCCGGGGAGATATGGATGCAGGTGGATGACTCTGTCGTAGCCCAGAACATGCATGAGACTATCTTGGAGACAATGAAAGCCCTAAAAGCTTTTGCTGAGTTTCGGCCCAGGAGCAAGAGCCAGTCTTCGGGCTCCAACCCCATGCCGTTTATCACGACGCGGCGCCACCTGGGCAACCTGCCACCGAGCCAGACGGGGCTGCAGCGGCGGTCGAGGACAGAGTCGGTTGTTGGCACGCCGCCGTCGAGTAAGAGCTCGGGGGCTAGTGGTTATCGCTTCCGAACATCCAGCGAGGGCGAGGGGACGATGAACCGGCCGTTCCGCTCTGCCACAGGAAGTCTGGTTCACCTAAACTCAGCACGTGCCCATCACGGTCGTCAGGAGGGGGGCGGAGGCAGCAGTGGGAGTGGCGTCGCCACAGGAAACGCTGGAACAAGCACAGGCGGCGGACGCTACGTCAGAGCCATCCCGGGGTCGTCGTCCACCTACCATGCCCGCTCTGCCTCGCTCCCAGTCTCTCACTTCCCCTCCACCACCAGTCCAGTCAGCGTCTCCTCCAGCAGCGGCCACGGCTCTGTGTCAGACACGCTCACCCGCCCGTCGAGCGCCTCGATATGCGGCTCGCCATCCGACGGCGGTTTCAACTCCTCAGACGAGTACGGCTCCAGCCCCGGCGACTTCAGGTACTTCCGGGTGCGGAGTAACACGCCAGATTCCCTCGGAAACACCCCACCAATCAGAGAGGAGAATTGTCTAAACGATTACATGGCCATGGGGTGGAACCGGGAGGTCTTTGGCACCAGTGGGGGCTCTGGAAACAACAGCGGAGGTGACACGCCACGAGACGAGAGCACGTCGACAACGGAGGATGACCGCTTTTCTTCATCGTCACTAAGGAGGAGGACGCACTCTTTCTCCAGACCCGCTGGTGGTGCAACTGGCGGCTCTGGAGTGGCAGTTTACCAGAAAATGACCCAGACCAACTTCTCACTGGAAGAGGGATCTGATGTGGTATTACCATTTGGCAGTGGTTTACTCCGTGGTgggccctcctcctcctcttcctcgctcCGCTCTGACTACAGCTCCTGCTCTGAGCACAGCCAGCAGAGCCGTCCCTCCACACTGTCCAGGACGGAAGCCAGCGGTGAAcgccctcccctctcctcctcctcctcctctgccaaGGAAGACAGCGGCTACATGCCCATGATGTGTGGCGTGGCTGCGTCGCCGCGGGACACTCCTCCCGACTACATGCCTATGCAACCCAGCTCTTACTCGCATCACATCTCCCATTCCCCTCAGTTTCACAGTCCGGCTTTAGGTCCCCGTTCAGCCCATCACCACCCCCAGCTCCAGTCTCAATCCTCCACAGACTCCCACGGCTACATGATGATGCTCCCAGGGGGCAGCGGCAGCTCCCCCTCCCCTGTGCAGGCCTCCCCCAGCCCTCATAGTAGCTCAAGCATGGTGGGTGCCAGTGGGAGTGACAGCATAgcagagagacctgagaacgGGGAATATATGGACATGTCGTACAGCAACAGCGGGGGGCGCAAGCTCTCAAACGAAGGGAGCAGTGGATACTACACACCTGGCACACCTGAGGGCACCTCCAAGTCTTACAGCCCTTATTTTTCCCTCCCTCGCTCCTACAAGGCCCCCAccagagagagggatgagaagGAGTATGGGGAGTATGTTCCTATGAGTTCTCCTGCCAAGCCAGTTTATTCATCAGTTGCCACAGCATCGATGTCAACACCAGAGAAGAGGGGTGGAGGAGGTAGTAGCACCTCCACTCCCTCTCACCCACCGCCGCCTTACGGAGCTCACCACACGACCGCCGCAATGGCTGACCGGCGTGTTGTGAGGCCCAACCGCCTCCCTTTAGGCAGAAGGAGTTTTCACGGTCCACTGCGGGTTAGTGAGCCCTCCACGGCGTCTGCAGGCACCTCAACCTCAGTCCCCGCCACTGGTAGCTCATCTGAAGGGCCTTCCAGTCCCGGAGAGTATATTAATATTGAGTTTGGTGATCACTACCCCCACCAACAGCAGCCCCCCGCCTACCCTCTCTCTGCCCAAGACGAAGCACCTTCCCTGGGCTCCAGTGACAGCCGTCGCTCCCCTCCCCAGCCCCAAACTCACCAGGACTATATGAGCGTGGAGGTCGGTGTAGACCAGCAGGACAGTGCTGGATGTCTGGGTAAAAACCAGTCACCCAGACCAAGCCTTGTTGCCCCCTGGAACCCGCCCAGCTATATCCGACCCCTGGCTAGCAATCCTGGGACGCTGGCCTCCCCTGGAGTCCCTGCTGGAGGTCACTGGAGGTCAATGGGGGACGACTACACGGACATGACATTTAACCTCAGCAGAGGTGAGAGGACGCAAACAAGCCCCACAGCCATGCTGCAGCATCTCTGTGTAATAGAGGGACGTTACGGCCACGCTCCCTCCGCCTCTTCCTCATCCATTTCTCCCACTCTCCCTCCACTGAGCCCCAGCAGGGCACCGACACACCAGCTGGAGCCCAAGGTGGTTCGAGCCGACCCCCAAGGCAGGAGGAGACACAGCTCGGAGACGttctcctccacttcctcttctaattcaACTCCCTCTGGAGGAGGACTAGGCCCCTCATCCTCAGCCACCCACCCCACACTGGCTAACCCCGCAGCCCCAAACGGATCTTACTTAACGGAGGGTCAGGCTTCCAGATGGGCCAGCTCGGCGTCTTTCGACAGTGTGTGGATGTCCGTGGAGGGTCTAGGGGACTCGCCGGCTCACCAGGCTCAGACGAGAGCCTCGGAAGCGGGTACGACCTCTGGGACCTCAGCAGCATCCTCGTCCTCGGGAACCGGAGCCGGTAGAATGTGCAGGAACATGTCCGTGGGTTACCAGAACGGCCTGAACTACATTGCCTTGGAGCTGAGGGAGGACGGGAGTAACGCGGGAGCCACGACGTCGGGAGGTGGTAGCAGCAACGGGAGCTctgtggcggcggcggcggcggcggcggcagcgtTGGCGGCGGGGACGGTGCCTCTGCCGGAGAACGGAGCCTATGCCAGTATAGACTTCACCAAATCTGATGGAGTCACCACGACAACCAAGG